ccaCTCCACACCCCACACACCCCCACTAGCCAGTGTAAGGGGGGGTGGGGATGCGGGGCACTGGGGTGGGATGTGACCATGCATGTGggcttccagtgtgtgtgtgtgtgtgtgtgtgtgtgtgcgtgtgtgtgtgtgtgtgtgtgtgtgtgtgtgtgtgtgtgctgcgttAGGAGGGGGTGTCTTACATTACTAAATAAACAGACTTGTCAGTCAGTCTCTATATTCTTCTCCAACTCAACTTTTATTGGGATGGGAAGGGGCGTTTCTGGATTGCAAGCTGAGCAAATTATTAATTTCCAAACTTTTAGAGCAGAATTGTAAGCTGTTGTCAGAACTCAGCGTTTTGTAACGTCTTTCAACTAATTGGCTTTGGCTTTCCATGCTGCTTTACTGTTTGGTTTCGCTCCCATTGCTGTATTGAACTGTCTGGAGTGAAGCTCTGGACTTATATTAATATGAGCAAAGACTTAATTGGGACAGGTTTAGAGACACACTGTTTATTTGCATTGAATTGACTGCTCAGCATCAAATAAGAAAAGGTTCAGCAAATAGCTGGATGATTGCGCTCCCAGTGCTGTAGTCTGAATGCCAACCAGGACTCCAACTTTCAGCCTGGCAatgattttttgttgtttgtggaggTGGGTACATCATGTATACATatgcatgacacacacacacaccacgcaaTGTATTAATTACCACCTTTATCGCTGTCAACGGTTTGTTTATAAATAATGCTATCATAGAAGAAGGACTGCCAAATGAGTCAATCAGCAAGAAGACATTTattcaaggtgtgtgtgtgtgtgtgtgtgtgtgtgtgtgtgtgtgtgtgtgtgtgtgtgtgtgtgtgtgtgtgtgtgtgtgtgttggggggctGTTAAGACAAATAATTGAatgaaaaaagtattttcttatGAAGAAATCGTGCTAAATATGTTTTAAATGCTGGATGgaacaaactttaaaaaacaataacaaattAAAAAGCTATAAACTAGAGGCTGGTATCTAATAGATGTGACAGCTGTtggcaaaaacaataaaagcttcCATATGAGAGCTCTGATGCTGGATAAATCATCTTTGAGTGTGTTGAGCAAGTggatttggttaaaaaaaaaactgcagatttcCGTGAGATAAGGGATTTgtggtgtgagagtgtgagctTCGAGGCAAATGCGTGAGTCTCACACTCAGTGCTGGGAATATAACAGcgctgagaccctcagagctaAACACTGTTCCTggtgttgctttttttgtctttcctttttAGGTTTAACCATttaaatactggaaaaaaaatttttaaacaGTTACTGTTCAAATAAAGGTAGCTTTTGTATAGAATTGAATAAGTCCTCGAacgaaaacaaagaaagaaatcagtTTGTTGCAGCAGCTGTTTAGTATTCAGCTGGAGGGTCGAGGccatatttgtttttatgtggGAGCTGAAGTATATCAAGCATCCATTCATTGATGTTTTACACTGCTGTATCCAACTGAGGGTTGCTGGGAGtgaatcccagctgactatgatGAAtgcaggtcgccagtccatcaggggaagcacagagagacaaccacacacactcacacactcacctgtgGGCCAGGTAACCTCACATGATGTCCCTGTACTGTGAGGCAAAAGtgccaaccactgcaccacagtgaGTCCCAGTATCAAACACTCTTCACCAAAACTTGATTTAACACTGTATGAAGTAATCGGGATAGTTGTCAGAAGAGGTCAGGCTGATGTTTGTAAGATATCAGCACTTTAAAGAGGGTTACTGTAGCGACTGACAGAATGAGGGAACTTCATTTGTGGAGCACATGACAGCAACAAGGCAATTTGAAAGTGTTCCACATCTAGAATAAAGAAAGCCATGGTTTTTATTTTGTCGCCGTCGTCTGAGGAAGACAGCTATCAGTGTTCTCTGATCAGTGAGGATGGCTTGTTTTGTAATTCATCAAGGTTTGTGTTGTGACCTGATGGACTGTTTGTTTGGAGACGTCTTGTTGAAATATTCTGACCTGAAAAAACTTTTACTACTGACACAGATTACACTGCCTGTTAGATTAGGAGTATATTTGTTAAGCAAGTTAACAGTTGTGATCTGAAATGTACAAGAACATGCCATTTTACCATTTTTACCTTTCCTGTTCAGTATCTTGTAAGCCATTGAAGGCAGGACCATAAAAAACAGTGGTTAACACAAATCAACTCACCTCTACCCTTTATTGACTAATCTGGATATATGCCGTTCCCAGTTTAACTTTTTTGCTTTCCGTCAGTTTTTTGCTGACATTTCATCTTACTTTATGGATGTACACACACGACGATGATCACATTTGCACATTTGTGCGCCTGGTACGTGAAAAACACCGTACGCGAGAAGAGTGAGGCTCTGAATGTGAGATAATGACGAGGCTATCTTCTGGTGCTTTCTCCAGTGTGACAGCATGACTCTGTCCAGCACCCCGACCGTTCGCAGAGGAAGCACTCCTTTGCCAATTAAGCACCAGCTCAGGCGAGAAGAAGCCGTCCACGATGAGTGTGACTGGACATCAGGTGGAGCAGGACCTTCCACCTCCCCGATCAGCTTCAGCCCGGGCCTGGAGGACACCATGAACGTGACCACGGAGGGCAGGAGTGATGGGCCTTTAAGGATCGCTCTGCTGGGGCAAAACGGCGTTGGGAAGTCGTCTCTGGCTATTGCCCTGGCCGGGGACATGGACAGGACTGCGTCAGTGGATTCTGATGGTGTGTTTGACAGGATTACTGCAAAGTGGCATCATGCAATGGAGAGGCAGTCTGCAGGGCGATTTTACAGTTAGCCAGTAAATAAATCACAGCACCCATCTTCCATGTGAGGCCTAACTGCTGCTCTCCTTGTCCTTAGGGGAGGGTTACGTGCGCACAGTCAccgtggatgaagaggagagcaCCATCATTATCTATGACAACTGGAGACAGGTGAGCCAAACAACACTTCATTGttccctctctccctgctccctgctccctcaTTAGGCCACCGAGCCCTCGCCGCAGCTGTATACAGTGTGCTCAGCTGCTTTTCAGCCCTTTTCCCTTTGGCTGCTGGGTTTGTTTCAATAAAAGGCTCAAATTTCACCTTTAGTGTTTGGATTTTTACCTCTGAGCTTTAATAGATTTTTCTCCTTCAAAGAACGTTTTGTGCTGCAACGTCAGAGCTTGACTGAGTTACTCGACAGGAAATTCGGCATCCATCTGCTCATATTTGACCTTCAGCATTTCTGGATCACTTCATGTCACCCAGGTCACTAATATAACAGAAACTAACTtgtacaatttttaaaaaaaacttaaaaaaacaattttttttggcacattttgTACAAAGTGTCCATAGATGTATTACAATAAGTAAGGTTATAGTGTCGTGAAACATGTGATCTTcccatatttttatttttatttggagCACCTTGTATTGTTGAAAGcgttaaaacaaaaactgatgcCAAGCTCAAGAGGAAAGGCTGTGACAAAAGGAGGACAATAGATGTGCTGCATCTGCATCTGTGCAAGTGAGGAAACCTCATTATcaggttgttttgttgttttgcacacttttttcctcccttccctCGAGTACAGTTCAGGGGCATCTGAGAGTGGAttagagagagcgagagagagacagcgagagagagtCACCCACAGCACGGATGTACTGGCTGACagcaatattgtttctgatttaggtgaatgtgtgaaaacactgagcacacacaacCCTGTGATACAATATGTCTTATTTGATAGGGAGATTTTTGTGATACACCTTCAGTACTATCGGATGTGACAAACACAATGTCCTTTACTGTATATAAAATGTACTTATGTAACTGGCAGTGTGACGACAACGTCTGGCACCACCATGCTCCTCTTGGCATGGGgatctaaccctaaccctgaatTTGAAAACCCAAATGAAAAATTAGTAGACCTCGGAGAGCACTCAGTACAAGCATGACATTTAACATATTTTCTGTGAAGCTTTCACTGGAGAATATGCTATTTTGGAGTTATGTGTGaaaatgggtgtgtgtgtgtgtcacagaggcGCACAGCAGTGTTGGTGTTTTCCATAGTTCTGGTGTTCACTAAAGAGGAAATTTTAGAAAGGACTACAGTATAAACATTGGCAAAAAATAATAGCTTTTCTAATTTCAGGTGAGTATTGACTTGTCACTTCTTATGATGATAAtagtgcatgtgtatgtgtttaAAACTCTTTATTTATGGTtgtaataaaatacagaaaggcGTAGCTCTGTGACCTCCTGTGTGTTTGCCTGTGTCTGTTCCTCAGGACCTGTCAGCTCTGCAGTGTGAAGTGTGCGTCCTGGTGTTTTCTGTAACCGACCGGCGCAGCTTTCACCGTACCGCTCAGCTTCGACTACTCCTGAGAGAGAATCAGCCCCAGACCCCCATCATTCTGGTTGGCAATAAGAGTGACCTGGTCCGCACACGAGAGGTCACCTCTCAAGGTGAGGCGAACGTCCACGTTTTCATCCTGGTGGTATTTCCCCTTCTGCCTTCCCTTTACCTCTTTCATGGTTTTGTTCTGCGGTTTCTTTCATCTGCACAGCTGGAGTTGACATTTTCAGCTTCTCTCTGTCAGTAAACACTAACGTAAATGTCATGCTTCATTGCAGTGTGGGAGTTGGAGTGGGAGGCGCAATTACATTTAAAGCAGGATACCATTCAGCAATACACTAGCTCTGCATCTTAGTATTGTGACAAAGTGCATAATTTGACACCTCCACGTAAAAATCATCCCTCCTCAGCAGTTATCATCAGATGCCAATAATCAAATGTTTAACATGAAAAATCTCAGAATATCAGCTTCATCAGGACTGTGTGGGTGTGCAGTCAGCacaaagcaaacaacaacaactacctACAAATGATGATCAGTGCATGCGAGAACAAAACATCATTGTTTTCCAACTGAGCCGTACTGCATTTAAAGCAGTGAGAAAATTGCAAACACAGAGGAAATACTGCATCAGAAATTGTCGCAGCAGTTCCACCAGAGAGGTCCGTTACAATTATCAAAATTAGGTCTGGTGTGTCAAATTTAAATAACAGGTTTTAGTTACCAAGTGCTAAATTTATTGTGTAGCTTCACAAAGGAGTTGTTGTCCTTTTTTAACTTGTTGGAGCGAGGACAGACTCGAAGGTAGAGTGACTCACTGCATCTACATGATTGTCGTAACGGGGGGTGACGAGCTATTAGTCGATCGTTTGTTCAAAGTTCAGTAAATATTGCAGCAGCGTATGACAGATATTTTTCGGATGACACGTGACCGTTGttgtttcaaaatgaaacacgACAGAAAATTGTGTCGCTTGATTCATGTACAGTAGGTGACACTACATTCTGCTTTTTCATTGTGCTTTTATAggtctcttctcttcttctctgtacTTGACCCAATATGTATGTTTGCTTTATTTGTATCCTCTTGGTTTGCAGTCTGGAAAACAAGACGAGCATAACAGGGGAATGAAGAGGTCTTGATGATTTCTGTGTGATGAGTTTATTGTTGGTGGCAACTTTGTGAGTTTGGGATTCAGACAAGTCATCACCCACTTTTTCCACCAAATACCTGAAGTGTTTAGTTTAATAAGAAGcttacattttattaaattgcATAATGGATGGGTAGTACACAGAATATATGAGTTACATGATAGTGAAGTcacaattttttaaattattattatttctagtTTTGTGTCGACTAAATACTCAAATTGTGGCACATTCGGCTGAGATTTGATCATTGATCCAGGATAAAAACTAACAATTTGTAAAAGGGAATAGCTGAATGAAAGCTGATATGACACAAATCAAGATTCTTAATATAAGAATATTTTTTCACCTCTCTTTAGCATCTCTTCATGTCAGTGGCTTACATTTTTCTAATGTCATATCGAGTCAGAAATGCTCCTGCCAAAACTCACTTTCATTTTAAGGTGTGATATTTCTGatgtaaaacagaaacaataaatgtttcaaaTCTATTACATCTCCTCTTTAATATTTCTTTGAAGTTGTAAATCGTATCCCCAGCTGTTGTTTTTGCCTTGAATAGTTGGTCAATATTTTCAGTGCAACTTATTTCTTTTAGGCCCTTTTTTCTCATCCAATAAACATCAGTGAGagcatttatttctttacatcAATCGTTAGTAGCTGAACACAACAATTATTCCTTAACTCACTAGTCTGGTCCCTCTCCTTCCTCAGAAGCCATGTCCAGCGCCGCCCTCTATAACTGCCTGTACCTGGAGATCTCCGCCTCTCTGGACCACCGTACCCCAGAGCTCCTGGAGTGTGCAGTGCGACTAGCCAGGGGTCTTCCCCCGTGGCCCCCGGGGACTAGTGCAGAGGACATGAGTGGCGGAGGCCAACGTGAAAGCATCACCTCACGTGCCAAACGTTTCCTGTCCAACCTGATGCCTCGTTACCCTCGCGAGCGGGAGGTGGGGAAGTTCCTGAGGCAGAAGTCCCGCTCGTGCCATGACTTGGGGGCACTGTGATCCCCTGCCACGAGGAGTTTAATGGTTACGTTGTTTACAAAGCTAGCTGGAAATGATGTAGTTTACCaagaaaggaaggaggaggagagggtgatACAGCAATTAGTTGGCAGGAGAAGATGTGACAAACAGAGGGTGTGTGAAGGTCCCAGAGTACAGTACAggactgtgttgtgtgtgatcGACATGCACACccagcagaggaaaacaggaagaacaaaagtTAGTGATAACGTTTATCTTTAAGATGATATTAAAATTTTGTACACAAGACTAATCACAAACAAAGAAAGGATACTGTTGtagaaaacatgtaaataaactgtAGTAGTGACACTTAACTACCATCTTATAGCTTTGAAAGCAAAATAAATTTTTGAGTCTTGAAAGCTGCTGCATTTTGGATTCTGTTCTTGCTTGTGTTTCCTCCAGTTTGTCTGTTACGCTGAAAAGAAAAGCGGTTGACCAAATAAACAACAGAGCTCAAACACTGTGATATCAAGCCACAGTCACAAATCAGAATCAGTGAGACAGACTTTGCTGATCGTTCATTTTATGTTCAATTCTTTAATGGTAGGCGTCAACAGAACAAGAGAGCAGCTGGCGGAGACGGGAATTACAGAGATGAAACTGGACTTGCAGAGCTCAGCATGACAATAAGGAAAGGAGCAGTGGAGGAAAGGCAGATTATTGTATATGGAGTGATTGTTGCCATGTTACTGTTGTCAGGGAAACCTGGAGTCACTGAGACTTACTCACGAAGTCCATTTCAGCTCTGTGGCTATACCTCTCTTTGTTGCATATCGAGTGGGAGACAGCAAGGCAGATTCTTGCGCATCAAATAGTATTTTTGAGGACAGACTTCAACTCCAAATGACAATGCAGAGGGTTTTCGGTATCAGATTTCAGCCTCCGTGCACTCATCTGTGCCACACTCTAATCCTCAGCACTTCCATCCTCCTACTGCCGCCCACACATGAGCAAAGATTTAGCATATCATAGGTCATTATAGCCATCATTTGTTATCAAAGGGAGAGCTGTGCTATAATagaagttaaaaaataaataacgtAAAATGGTGCCATGATATTCTGACTCATTCCCTTGGCTCCAAACTACTGGAACGAATTGAAAGGTTAAGATTTTGGATTGGTAAAGTGGGCTGCAAGCTCCCTCGTGTGGTTGATAGAAGGTCCTGCAGCTGCGAAGATGAGGGTTTGCATTGAAATAGTCAGAAATGACAAATAGAAGGTGAAGGCTTGTGAAGAGGGACCAGCCACTCTCCATCCCTGTGCATAATTACTTGACAATGGCTCAGATTAAGTGCACTGGGCTTGATTATTAATATAAAGCAACGGTGAGACACATTCATGCAGAAATCCTGTGGATATTCGTGACAAAAATAGAACTCAATCTATACAAACCACTCTTGCAGGGTGCTGAAGGGGCTTTGTTTCACCTTTAATGGGCTCTAAAGATTACACCATTGCTAGCAAAACGACAATTATAAGCATCCTTTAAGGatatcaaataaattaaaaaaaaacaacctttgcATCTGAAAAGTTGTACTTGAATTATGCATTACCACAGAGAGAGCAAAATGTAACCTTGTTAATCTCCACACACAAGTTGCTATTTATTGCCTTGAtccattctattttttttcactatCCTTTTATCGCTATCCTAAAGCTGATTTAAAAGAAGGCTGAACAGAGGCAATCAGACGGTTGCCTATCCTGAATGCAAGCTGTAATTAAAGCTAAAGCCTACATTTCTCTGCTACTTTGTTTTTTGTACAGAAAAAATTTGAACATCACAAACAGAGAGAGCATCGCACACATATCTACCAGTGATCACAGTGCCCGCCAGAACTTCTGATGTAAAACTATGGCCAATttaggaaagaagaagaagaaagaaaagaaaaaaaactaggCAGCTATAATGTCAGCTCCCCGGGACTATCAAAAACTAATAGTAAGGCCGATTAACTGTCAGACGATAAAAACTGAACTTATCTTGGAAAAACTGCCAGATGCTCTCAGTCATGTCTCATTATCTGACAACTCTAAAGCCAAGTAGTAAAGTCAAGTCAAGTAGTTAAAGAGCAAAAACTTTTTAATCTCCTCAGGTCCTTTTCATACTCACAGTAAATGACAGCTGTGGATTAATCTACATAAAGTGTAGGTCTtcatttttgctgttgtgtggcATTCACTGTTCTGGCACTATAATGACTCAATTAAATACACATGATTGAAGAAAACATAGATTACTATTAGTGAACGCTGATGAGCCAGGATCTACATGTCATGGGTTTTGGTTTTCGGTCCAATAATCAGTTCGGGAAAACAACCATTACATACTTTTCTGCCCATATTGTTCTACAGTCGTTCTTACTGGAGATTAAAACCAAGCTCAACTTCTTGCAATACCACTTTCTACCACAGGAGAGTGTAGTGAGTCACCACAGTGTGTAGGTCAGGTCCGATTTCATTTCACCTGACCAATAAAATGACTCCCCTTAACTGTACcacaggggaagaaaaaaaaaaaacaaaacatttctgccCTTCTGCATGCTAACCCCTCAGAATGGATGAGATCTTTATACTTTACTAGCATGTTACACAGGATGATTTCCTCGTTATGTCCCAGCCAGAAAAAAGTCACTTGGAAAGTTTAAGTCACCTTGGTTATTTTCCCCACACATGGAAGTTCATCCTACAGGCCACATGACTGAACCTCTGAAGCAGAGGGTCCTCAGTCTCAACATGCCCAGAAGAAGCAACACAGCAATAGTGACAACGTTGGCTGAAACTTTACCGCTACGGCAGGAACAACAAACGCAACAAAGATGTTTTTCCATGCATTTATTGGAATGATGTAGGCTCAAGATGTCTGGAGGAATGACATGATAAACGGCAACATTGAAGTGTCAATTCAGAGAGTGCAGCCCTTCAGCCTTTGGTCAGCCTGCTTGAGTGACACCCATGTGTTCAGCATGGAGGCCCTCAGTCTGCACCACACCAGGTGGTTGGTTAGCCCAAGGATCTGAGCTGCAAACTGGGCTGCAGCCTCAGGAGAGAGGACTGTGGAACAAGCCAGACCTgcaaggaggaaaagaaaataagtgCCAGCTCAGTTAATTCACAACCATAAAAGCAACCCTGATCAAGCACGGCTCACCACTTGGCATACGGAGGGATGACCACACGTCCTGCGCTCCCCAGTCTTGAGAGAGGGGAGGACAGTTGATGACGGGACACGCAGTGTTTCCAGACATCATGGGACCAAGGCCGTTGCTTCTGCCGGCAACGGCCACAAACACGGTGGGAACGCCATCGCCTGCGGAAAACGCACGAGAGGTTATGAGATGCAACATCTCATTTCTGATCAAATTAGTGATCGAGCGTCAGAATGAAGCTGTACCTTCATATTGTGCTTTGATGCGTAGAGTCTCGTCTGGACCCTTGTGAGCCGAGGTGACCCTCAGGAAACAGGGGATCCCGTAGAAGGCACAGCCCCTCTTGATCTTCTCACAGTGGCTCATGTCGGTCACGGAGCCCATCAGGACCACCACCCTGCCGTTGATCTCGTTCTTCTGCagtagctttaaaaaaatacaggtGATCTATTAGTACTCTGTCATGCTTTCAGAGTACATTGATGAAGTCAATATAAATTGCACATGGGAGTCTGTAATTCCAttcctcctgcatgttttaggttGACACTCTGAGATTTCTGTTTGGAATGGAAAGTgcattgtattattattattaggtcCCTCCCAGTTGTGGCACACCTGCTGTAATGAGGGCTCATTAAAAGCTTGAGACAACAATAGATGCGTGCTGAAGCAACAAGACGTTTacaatataaaattaaaaaagccaaaaaaagttgattaaaaTATGGTGAGCGTACCGCGACCCTGTCGGCGACCCATTCGAAGTTTCCCTTCACCATTTGTAGTGCGTCAGGCGTAACTTCTCCCAGGTCTCGGTACACCTAGACATTAAAGAAATTAGGAACAGAAGACTcaagcctttatttttattctcaaCATGTAGCACTTACCTGCTTGTCCTTTTGCTGGCTCCGATCTCCAGACGGCCACAGCCTCCATGAATCATTGTCAATCACGTCCGCCAGCAAGATGTCCCCACCTGTCACACTCACTCCAAATTCAATCTGCAAGAACAGATAAACCATTTTAAAGTTTAAGGCTCTGCAGACCGGTTTCAGTGTCAGActaaccagcagagggcgactCTTCCGTTTCTCACCTTCAAATCAACCAGGGTGCAGTTCTGTGAGGCCCAGGCCTTTTCCAGGATCTCAAACACGGCCACAGTGGTGTGGGTCATGATGTCTAGCTCACACTGGCCAATAGTGACTCCACCCGGCTTGAACTTGGCCGCGAGCACCTGCTCCTCCGACCACTGAGGATCATTATTTTCATCGTCCTGTCAAAGAGAAACAAAGCAATTAGATCCATGCCAAGATttcaacataaaaaacaaaaaacgccCATTGAGACTCACCTTGAGGAACAGCTCAACCTTCGGGGGGCTGAAACGGTAGCCTTCTTTGACCCCTGGATTCCTCTTGAGGAAGGAACCGGTTGCCACCCTCCGACACACAAACTCAATGGGAATCATCTCACAGTTGATTGCGAAGAATGAAATGTCCTCGTGCTGCCTCACAAAAGCAGTCTTGATTCCTGTAATGAGAGGAACTGCTAAATCAGCCTCAGATGCTAAACCCCACAAAAGACTCACCCACAACTCCTCACTTATTGAAGTGCATAAAGAGCAAAGGAGGAAATCTACAGCTTCAGGATCCTTTTGTTACCCACTTAACAGAGCAGTTTATAGACTTCTCAGGGAGAAAAGACTGTTTCAACTCAAAATTAAATTACAGATAAATGGTTGGGATGCAATTACTCACGTTTTGGTAAATTAACTGAGCACAACTTCATGTCACAAGACACCAGCAGGTCAGCTGACACATTAATGAGTGCCATGTAGTGAAAACTGAGCAGACTACAGAGAACTGAAACTTTAAAGCAAGGCAGGAGGCcattcagtaaaataaatacatgccAGACACACAAGTGGCGAGTCACTTCATGCATGAACACTGGGGCTATGGAGAAATAATTGTGTACAACGTTACAATGACTCGCTGCAACAACCTGTGATTGAAAGCAATATTGCAAGACAGGTCAAGTAGAAACAAGAGTGACACAAAGTACTTCTGAACTATTTCTAATGTTTAGTTCAGAAGGATAAGGATTTCCTAGTTGAAAGTTTTAGTTGTTGACATTAGCGATTAAACAAAATTTGGGAGTGAAAAGTTCAACAGGTCAAAGTTGGGAGTTTTCTACCCGACCATTGGAACTCTCATCTCCTCAGTCTGGGCCGAGACCACCCTTTGATGCGGAGAGGACAAACACTGCAGCGTTACTAACTCACTGATGGGCAGGTGTGTCAAACCGCGGCCCCGTGTGACCTGGGAGCAGCGTGCAGGGCTGCGGAGTCCCACACCCCCGAGCTCAAGTCTGGTGGAGCAGACCTGAGGCTGAGTCTGGCACAACCTCCTCCCCATGCTGAATCTTTGTGCATGAATCCGTCCTCACCTGCCACGTGCAGCAGACTGAACACGATGACCGTCGTATTATTGGCGATGGCAGCTTTGCCCTCCATCTGGTCTTTCCTTGCGGCATTCCCGGCGGTGATCTGGTTCTTGGACTGGACCAGAATCAAGCCTGGTTCGTTCTTCAGCTCGAAGAGCTCCTTGGTCTTGCCCTCCCTGACTTTTTTGCCAACTACATAATCCGACTGCAAGGCTActcacaagaagaaaaaaaaagttgcagtttAGTTTTGGCGGAGGACTTGGAGTGGTGCACGCGCTCGTGCTGCACTCACCTGTGGTAAAGGCCATGGTTGGGGTCTTCAGTGGTGGAGGGTCCTGGAAGAGAACAGAATGGCGACGTGAACTCCGGCTGCAGCGCGAGGCGTCGGGCTGGTGGCGAAGGAAGGAGGGAAACTGGGCGTTTATCAAGCCCCCGACAGCAAATCACGGCCAGCCAGACAATTGAACGACCAATCACAGCGCCGGACTGATCGCCGTGTGGGCGGGAAAGTTTCCTAGTCAAATATTTACAGGACGTTAAACTTTTGGGAGAGTTTCTCCCAAAGTGCCTCCATTTTCTGTTTGAGGAGGGGATCGATTCATGAAAAGCTCCCACCGGGCCAAAGACTCTTCAGTcctgatctgatctgtggagcAGATCCAGGACAGTCACCCCACCACCAcgtgtctctctctccatcatcaCACTTGATTAAATCAGACTTTTAATCAGTT
The window above is part of the Salarias fasciatus chromosome 23, fSalaFa1.1, whole genome shotgun sequence genome. Proteins encoded here:
- the LOC115381409 gene encoding GTP-binding protein REM 2-like; the protein is MPTDVPEDRLNIEENAVKCDSMTLSSTPTVRRGSTPLPIKHQLRREEAVHDECDWTSGGAGPSTSPISFSPGLEDTMNVTTEGRSDGPLRIALLGQNGVGKSSLAIALAGDMDRTASVDSDGEGYVRTVTVDEEESTIIIYDNWRQDLSALQCEVCVLVFSVTDRRSFHRTAQLRLLLRENQPQTPIILVGNKSDLVRTREVTSQEAMSSAALYNCLYLEISASLDHRTPELLECAVRLARGLPPWPPGTSAEDMSGGGQRESITSRAKRFLSNLMPRYPREREVGKFLRQKSRSCHDLGAL